DNA from Tripterygium wilfordii isolate XIE 37 chromosome 15, ASM1340144v1, whole genome shotgun sequence:
CGAGAAATTCCGCAGCGAAGCGTAATCGTCTTCCGGTTCGAAATCATTGATCTGGTTGTCGAAGTTCAAGGCGTAACTCATGGGATCGTACTGGAATTTCCCGTGGCGATTACCACTTCGGTTCCTGTTGAATCTTCTTATGAAGGTCTTCCACTTGGGGCCGGCGACGAGCTCGGACCATCCGCGGATTCTCATGAAGGCTCTGGTCCACCAGTGGCGGTCGTCTTGATAAACCTGGGAAGTCCGTATACGCTCCCACCAGACTAATCCGATTGGGGAGGAACGGCGGGGACCAAAACAATTAGGAAAACAGAAGCAGCAGCGAGTGTTGACGAGCAGTGAATTGGAGGTTTCTTCTTCAAGGACCGCATCTGGTTCTCTCTGGTCCATCTCCTTCCAAACCCAGCAATCTATCGCTCTCTCCTGCTTGTCTTCCTAGAGAGATTAATAAGCTTGTAACGGAAACCCTAGGGTGTTTtggtaatttaattatttatagagCTTTTAGACGCGATGGAGAGTGACTTGTAAATGAAACGGTGCGTTTCTTATATACAAAACGCACAGTTTAACATTGAGTTTCTCTCCCCCTCGCATACCATGCAATATCGGAAGTGAGAATCTCTTGGTTCTCATGACTCTCAAACCATCTACACACCCCCCCTCCCCACCAAAATTCACTCTGCTTCAGATCACAAATTTCT
Protein-coding regions in this window:
- the LOC120015871 gene encoding uncharacterized protein LOC120015871, with the translated sequence MDQREPDAVLEEETSNSLLVNTRCCFCFPNCFGPRRSSPIGLVWWERIRTSQVYQDDRHWWTRAFMRIRGWSELVAGPKWKTFIRRFNRNRSGNRHGKFQYDPMSYALNFDNQINDFEPEDDYASLRNFSTRYASVSGPDKNPLTAGSVDRDVEVLA